The DNA window TTCGACGAGATGCACTCGATGTTCGATTCGAGCCGCGAGGGCACGATCATCTCCAACATCCTGAAGCCGCCCATGGCGGCCGGGCAGTTGCGATGTTTCGGCGCAACCACCCGCGAAGAATACGATCGCATCTTGTCATCTGATCCCGCACTGGCCGATCGGCTCTCGCTGATCCCGTTGCCCGAACCCACACGCGACGCGGTCGTCGCAAATTTTAAGCGATCCCCTCAGTCCGTCCTGAAACGCACCGGCCAGACGCAGCCTCCCCGCTTAACCGACGACGCCATTCAGGCAGCCGTCGACCTGACCATCCGTTATCTGCCACTGCAGCGACTTCCGCGCAAGGCCGCGAACCTCATCCGCACGGCGGCAGCCGAGTTGCATTATGACAACCCTAAGGCGACACAACTAACCGGAAACGATGTTCGCCGAACGCTCGAAAAAGCGCTCTCCATGCCGGAAGGCCACCTGACCGCGAGCGTTTCCAAACGAGCAGGCCGCCTTCGCGAGTTGATCTGCATGGACGTAAAGGGACATGATGAGGCTGTGAGCCTCATTGCCAACTACATCATGGCAGGTGAAGACGCGCGAGCGCGCGGCGCACTTCAGCACGGACCGATCGCGTCCATTTTCCTCGTCGGGCCCTCAGGCGTAGGCAAACGTACGCTCGCCTGGTCAATTGCCCGCCATCACTTTGCCAATGGCGGGGCCGAGCGCGACGTGATCTCGGAGATCGACGTCGATGGGTTTGATGGCGAGACCGGCATCAATCGCTTGCGTGGTGCGCCGCCCGGCTATGTCGGATATGAGGAAACGCGGACCAGCATCTACAGTGATGTCCGCGCCTCCGCCCGCCGACTTGTGCTCATTCGCGGCGTCGACCGCTCCAAGGGGCTAGCCGCACTGCTGCGTCCCATCCTCGAAGAGGGAACCGGTGCAGACGGTCGCGGCAGGCCCGTGTCGTTTGCCGGCTGTGTCCTGATTCTGACTGCCGAGTCCGATCAGCAGGGCGACGCCGCCGCTCTT is part of the Humisphaera borealis genome and encodes:
- a CDS encoding AAA family ATPase gives rise to the protein MGEQHAFFPDDSTLAVLRSVRTQADKGDQYLTDLLRLLAGACADLAPALKLFPPTATLRPVQITTGVKFPLQSLLKAAESVRQAAGGKTITCSSLFYIAVSSENYCGDEIDSQTVRVLAKQGYGLAGLSFVDKPPPPVPVGLGDDLTAMSYGWEASPLGLADDAAVPRYLQVLMVQLFGGYYTPVLVAEPGVGKTTLAMQIAYMLRSGDGRVNSSMHQLRVVGVSRSHLMSGTADRGQLEERVRQLVDLAHRDNGSIVFFDEMHSMFDSSREGTIISNILKPPMAAGQLRCFGATTREEYDRILSSDPALADRLSLIPLPEPTRDAVVANFKRSPQSVLKRTGQTQPPRLTDDAIQAAVDLTIRYLPLQRLPRKAANLIRTAAAELHYDNPKATQLTGNDVRRTLEKALSMPEGHLTASVSKRAGRLRELICMDVKGHDEAVSLIANYIMAGEDARARGALQHGPIASIFLVGPSGVGKRTLAWSIARHHFANGGAERDVISEIDVDGFDGETGINRLRGAPPGYVGYEETRTSIYSDVRASARRLVLIRGVDRSKGLAALLRPILEEGTGADGRGRPVSFAGCVLILTAESDQQGDAAALRESVDLKLDLQLVEPLGLAEIAAEMSSQSSLNSTTASEITAAAKSPKDIVRAIRLASLRIH